The following proteins are encoded in a genomic region of Struthio camelus isolate bStrCam1 chromosome 3, bStrCam1.hap1, whole genome shotgun sequence:
- the EPRS1 gene encoding bifunctional glutamate/proline--tRNA ligase isoform X3, with protein MAALSLTVKAGNPPLGALLTVEHVKNDVQILVEEGKETILHVSDHVAFTDVNSIARYLARVASSSGLYGSNLLEHTEIDHWLEFSASKLSTASLFLSAVQELNHCLSLRTYLVGNSLSLADLCVWAVLKDNNIWQEQLQQNEAPVHAKRWYGFLEAQDTFQSVGAKWVAGTPKVKMATEKKADVGKFVELPGAEMGKVIVRFPPEASGYLHIGHAKAALLNQHYQVNFKGKLIMRFDDTNPEKEKEDFEKVILEDVAMLHIKPDQFTYTSDHFETIMKYAEKLIQEGKAYVDDTPAEQMKVEREQRMESKHRNNCVEKNLQMWEEMKKGTEYGQTCCLRAKIDMSSNNGCMRDPTLYRCKNQPHPRTGSTYKVYPTYDFACPIVDSIEGVTHALRTTEYHDRDEQFYWIIEALGIRKPYIWEYSRLNLNNTVLSKRKLTWFVNEGLVDGWDDPRFPTVRGVLRRGMTVEGLKQFIAAQGSSRSVVNMEWDKIWSFNKKLRAICKKVIDPVAPRYTALLRDAVVPVNVPEAQEEMKEVAKHPKNADVGLKPVWYGSRVLIEGADAETLTEGEVVTFINWGNLIITKLNRNSSGKIVSLDAKLNLENKDFKKTTKITWLAECPCAPLIPTVCVNYEHLITKPVLGKDEDFKQYINRNSKQEELMLGDPCLRELKKGDIIQLQRRGFFICDQPYEPVSPYSCKEAPCILIYIPDGHTKEMPTSGSKEKTKAEAVKKEASSTVKGKSVQLDTSTPACTASEGSSLVIYNRVAAQGDTVRDLKAKKAAKEDIDKAVKQLLALKAEYKEKTGQDYKPGNPPASVTEQSVSSKPEISGTLDSKALYDKVAEQGEVVRKLKAEKAPKEQIDEAVKCLLNLKAEYKQKTGQEYKPGNPPSAPPCIPTTTLPSSVCCSNLAPSSLVDDQALYDNVAEQGEVVRRLKAEKASKEEVDEAVKLLLSLKADYKEKTGQDYKPGHPPVAQAVLPQTSVIEPSGPDTPEAKALFNKVALQGEEVRRLKSEKAEKDKIDAAVKELLQLKAQYKSVAGVDYKPVSTSSADDKDKKKKEKENKSEKQIKQQKQNDGPKKEPLQGQSVNELSSNGSGESQGPKKQTRLGLEAKKEENLADWFSQVITKSEMIEYYDVSGCYVLRPWAYAIWEAIKNFFDAEIKKLGVENCYFPMFVSQAALEKEKTHIADFAPEVAWVTRSGKTELAEPIAVRPTSETVMYPAYAKWVQSHRDLPIKLNQWCNVVRWEFKHPQPFLRTREFLWQEGHTAFATYEEAAEEVMQILDLYAQVYEELLAIPVVKGRKTEKEKFAGGDYTTTVEAFISASGRAIQGATSHHLGQNFSKMFEIVFEDPKKPGEKQFAYQNSWGITTRTIGVMTMIHGDNMGLVLPPRVACVQVVIIPCGITNSLSEEDREALLKKCNEYRNRLLSVNIRVRADLRDNYSPGWKFNHWELKGVPIRVEVGPRDMKNQQFVAVRRDTGQKLTFSEHEAEDKLKQILEEIHANLYNRASEDLKRHMVVANTMEDFQKELDSGKIVQIPFCGETECEDWIKKTTARDQDLEPGAPSMGAKSLCIPFQPLRELQCGAKCVCSKNPAKFYTLFGRSY; from the exons ccaCGTTGCATTTACTGATGTGAATTCTATAGCCCGTTATCTGGCTAGAGTTGCAAGTTCCTCTGGGCTGTATGGTTCGAATCTCTTGGAACACACTGAG ATTGACCACTGGCTGGAATTCAGTGCTTCAAAGTTATCTACTGCAAGCCTGTTTCTTTCAGCAGTCCAAGAGCTCAACCATTGTCTGTCTCTGAGAACCTACTTGGTTGGAAACTCTCTGAGTCTTGCAGACTTGTGTGTCTGGGCTGTACTAAAAG ATAATAATATATGGCAAGAGCAGTTACAGCAAAATGAAGCTCCTGTCCATGCAAAGAGGTGGTATGGCTTTCTTGAGGCACAGGATACTTTTCAGTCGGTAGGAGCCAAGTGGGTTGCTGGTACACCAAAGGTCAAAATG gcaacagaaaagaaagcagatgttGGCAAGTTCGTTGAACTTCCTGGTGCGGAGATGGGAAAGGTCATTGTAAGATTTCCTCCTGAAGCAAGTGG ataTCTGCATATTGGTCACGCAAAAGCTGCCCTGCTCAATCAGCACTACCAAGTTAACTTTAAAGGAAAACTTATTATGAGGTTTGATGACAcaaatccagaaaaagaaaaagaagactttGAAAAG GTTATTCTTGAAGATGTTGCAATGCTTCACATCAAACCAGATCAATTTACATATACCTCAGACCACTTTGAAACAATAATGAAATATGCTGAGAAGCTTATTCAAGAAGGAAAGGCATATGTGGACGACACTCCTGCAGAGCAAATGAAAGTGGAGCGTGAGCAAAGAATGGAATCTAAACACAGAAATAACT GTGTTGAGAAGAATCTCCAAATgtgggaagaaatgaaaaagggaacAGAATACGGACAGACTTGTTGTCTACGAGCAAAAATAGATATGAGTAGTAACAACGGATGTATGAGGGATCCAACTCTTTATCGCTGCAAAAACCAGCCTCACCCACGTACTGGAAGCACCTACAA GGTTTACCCCACGTATGACTTTGCCTGCCCCATTGTTGACAGTATTGAAGGTGTCACACATGCATTGAGAACCACTGAATACCATGACAGAGATGAGCAATTCTACTGGATCATTGAGGCACTGGGAATAAGGAAACCGTATATCTGGGAGTACAGCCGGCTAAACCTCAACAACACTGTACTCTCCAAAAGAAAACTTACGTGGTTTGTCAATGAAGGGCTTGTAGATGGATG GGATGACCCAAGATTTCCCACTGTACGTGGTGTCCTGAGAAGAGGCATGACAGTTGAAGGGCTAAAACAGTTCATTGCTGCTCAG ggCTCCTCTCGATCTGTTGTGAACATGGAATGGGATAAAATTTGGTCTTTTAACAAAAAG cTGCGAGCTATCTGTAAGAAG gtTATAGACCCAGTAGCACCTCGGTATACTGCTTTACTGAGAGATGCAGTGGTTCCAGTAAATGTTCCTGAAGCTCAAGAGGAGATGAAAGAAGTAGCTAAACATCCAAAG AACGCTGATGTTGGCTTGAAGCCTGTGTGGTATGGCTCCAGAGTGCTGATTGAGGGGGCAGATGCAGAGACGCTGACGGAGGGAGAGGTGGTTACGTTCATTAATTGGGGCAACCTTATCATCACTAAATTAAACAG GAATTCAAGTGGAAAAATTGTGTCCCTTGATGCCAAGTTGAACTTAGAGAATAAAGACTTCAAAAAAACCACTAAGATCACTTGGTTAGCAGAATGTCCTTGTGCACCTCTCATCCCAACGGTCTGTGTTAATTATGAGCATCTGATCACTAAGCCGGTTTTAGGTAAAGATGAAGATTTCAAGCAATATATCAACCGAAACAGCAAG CAAGAAGAACTGATGTTAGGTGATCCTTGCCTTAGGGAGTTAAAAAAAGGGGATATCATACAACTTCAGAGAAGAGGCTTCTTCATTTGTGATCAACCCTATGAGCCAGTGAG tCCCTATAGCTGTAAGGAGGCCCCATGCATTTTGATTTATATCCCTGATGGACACACTAAGGAAATGCCAACATCTGGGTCAAAAGAGAAGACCAAAGCTGAAGCTGTGAAAAAAGAG gctAGCTCAACTGTTAAAGGAAAGTCTGTTCAACTTGATACCTctaccccagcctgtactgcatCTGAAGGCTCCTCCTTGGTCATTTACAACAGGGTGGCTGCCCAGGGCGATACAGTTCGTGACTTGAAAGctaagaaagcagcaaaagaagatATTGATAAAGCTGTGAAACAGTTGCTGGCCTTGAAAGCAGAATATAAAGAAAAGACGGGCCAGGATTATAAGCCTGGAAATCCTCCAGCTTCTGTAACTGAACAGAGCGTGTCTTCAAAGCCTGAGATCTCTGGTACCCTGGACAGCAAAGCTCTGTATGATAAAGTGGCAGAGCAAGGAGAAGTGGTCCGAAAACTGAAAGCTGAGAAAGCACCTAAG GAACAAATAGATGAGGCTGTGAAATGTCTTTTAAATCTAAAAGCAGAATATAAACAAAAGACAGGTCAAGAATACAAGCCTGGAAATCCACCTTCAGCTCCTCCTTGTATACCTACTACTACACTTCCATCTTCTGTGTGCTGCAGTAACTTGGCACCCTCTAGCTTAGTGGATGACCAAGCACTTTATGATAATGTAGCTGAACAAGGGGAAGTGGTACGCAGACTCAAAGCAGAAAAAGCTTCCAAG gaagaagtagatgaagcAGTAAAACTCCTCCTTTCCCTGAAAGCTGACTATAAGGAAAAGACCGGCCAGGACTACAAGCCAGGACATCCACCAGTGGCTCAAGCTGTTTTGCCCCAAACATCAGTCATAGAACCCAGTGGTCCAGACACACCTGAAGCTAAAGCCCTGTTTAATAAAGTAGCTCTTCAAGGAGAAGAAGTTAGGAGACTGAaatcagagaaagcagaaaag GATAAGATAGATGCAGCGGTTAAGGAACTTCTTCAGTTGAAGGCCCAGTACAAGTCTGTTGCAGGAGTTGACTATAAACCAGTTTCCACTAGTAGTGCTGATgacaaagacaaaaagaagaaagagaaagagaataagtCTGAAAAGCAGATTAAGCAACAGAAGCAAAATGATGGCCCCAAAAAAGAGCCTTTGCAAGGACAGAGTGTTAATGAGCTCTCCTCAAATGGATCAGGAGAAAGTCAAGGCCCTAAGAAACAAACCAG GCTGGGTCTAGAagctaaaaaagaagaaaatcttgcaGACTGGTTCTCTCAG gtGATCACAAAATCAGAGATGATTGAATACTATGACGTGAGTGGCTGCTATGTTCTTCGCCCTTGGGCTTATGCTATTTGGGAAGCTATCAAGAACTTCTTCGATGCAGAGATCAAGAAACTCGGAGTGGAAAACTGTTACTTCCCCATGTTTGTGTCCCAGGCTGCACTAGAGAAAGAGAAGACTCATATTGCTGACTTTGCTCCTGAG GTTGCTTGGGTCACAAGATCTGGGAAAACAGAGCTAGCTGAACCAATTGCTGTACGTCCCACAAGTGAAACAG TCATGTATCCTGCCTATGCAAAGTGGGTGCAGTCACACAGGGATCTTCCTATCAAGCTTAATCAGTGGTGCAATGTTGTG cGTTGGGAGTTCAAGCATCCCCAGCCTTTCCTTCGCACTCGTGAGTTCCTTTGGCAAGAGGGTCACACAGCATTTGCAACATatgaagaagcagcagaggag GTAATGCAGATACTTGATCTGTATGCTCAAGTGTATGAAGAACTCTTAGCAATACCTGTTGTGAAAGGAAGGAAGACCGAAAAGGAGAAATTTGCTGGGGGTGACTACACAACCACTGTAGAGGCATTTATATCTGCCAGTGGAAGAGCTATTCAG GGAGCAACTTCACATCATCTGGGGCAGAACTTCTCTAAGATGTTTGAAATTGTATTTGAAGATCCCAAGAAACCAGGAGAAAAACAGTTTGCATATCAGAACTCTTGGGGCATTACAACTCGAACTATTGGTGTAATGACAATGATCCATGGAGATAACATGGGGTTGGTGCTCCCACCTCGAGTAGCTTGTGTTCAG GTTGTAATTATTCCCTGTGGTATCACAAATTCCCTTTCTGAAGAGgacagagaggctctgttgaAGAAATGTAATGAATATCGTAATAGACTTCTTAGTGTTAATATCCGTGTACGTGCTGATTTAAGAGACAACTATTCACCTGGTTGGAAGTTCAATCACTGGGAGCTTAAG GGTGTTCCAATCAGGGTTGAAGTGGGACCACGAGACATGAAGAACCAACAGTTTGTGGCTGTCAGAAGAGACACAGGACAGAAGCTGACCTTTTCTGAACATGAGGCAGAGGACAAACTAAAACAGATTTTGGAGGAGATCCATGCTAACCTTTACAACAG AGCTTCTGAAGACCTAAAAAGGCATATGGTGGTGGCTAATACTATGGAAGACTTTCAAAAAGAGCTTGATTCAGGAAAG attgtACAAATTCCTTTTTGTGGGGAAACTGAGTGTGAGGATTGGATCAAGAAGACCACTGCCAG GGATCAAGATCTCGAGCCTGGTGCCCCCTCCATGGGAGCAAAAAGTCTCTGCATACCTTTTCAGCCTCTCCGTGAACTGCAGTGTGGGGCAAAATGTGTCTGCAGCAAAAACCCTGCTAAGTTCTACACTCTATTTGGTCGTAGTTACTAA
- the EPRS1 gene encoding bifunctional glutamate/proline--tRNA ligase isoform X5 yields the protein MAALSLTVKAGNPPLGALLTVEHVKNDVQILVEEGKETILHVSDHVAFTDVNSIARYLARVASSSGLYGSNLLEHTEIDHWLEFSASKLSTASLFLSAVQELNHCLSLRTYLVGNSLSLADLCVWAVLKDNNIWQEQLQQNEAPVHAKRWYGFLEAQDTFQSVGAKWVAGTPKVKMATEKKADVGKFVELPGAEMGKVIVRFPPEASGYLHIGHAKAALLNQHYQVNFKGKLIMRFDDTNPEKEKEDFEKVILEDVAMLHIKPDQFTYTSDHFETIMKYAEKLIQEGKAYVDDTPAEQMKVEREQRMESKHRNNCVEKNLQMWEEMKKGTEYGQTCCLRAKIDMSSNNGCMRDPTLYRCKNQPHPRTGSTYKVYPTYDFACPIVDSIEGVTHALRTTEYHDRDEQFYWIIEALGIRKPYIWEYSRLNLNNTVLSKRKLTWFVNEGLVDGWDDPRFPTVRGVLRRGMTVEGLKQFIAAQGSSRSVVNMEWDKIWSFNKKLRAICKKVIDPVAPRYTALLRDAVVPVNVPEAQEEMKEVAKHPKNADVGLKPVWYGSRVLIEGADAETLTEGEVVTFINWGNLIITKLNRNSSGKIVSLDAKLNLENKDFKKTTKITWLAECPCAPLIPTVCVNYEHLITKPVLGKDEDFKQYINRNSKQEELMLGDPCLRELKKGDIIQLQRRGFFICDQPYEPVSPYSCKEAPCILIYIPDGHTKEMPTSGSKEKTKAEAVKKEASSTVKGKSVQLDTSTPACTASEGSSLVIYNRVAAQGDTVRDLKAKKAAKEDIDKAVKQLLALKAEYKEKTGQDYKPGNPPASVTEQSVSSKPEISGTLDSKALYDKVAEQGEVVRKLKAEKAPKEEVDEAVKLLLSLKADYKEKTGQDYKPGHPPVAQAVLPQTSVIEPSGPDTPEAKALFNKVALQGEEVRRLKSEKAEKDKIDAAVKELLQLKAQYKSVAGVDYKPVSTSSADDKDKKKKEKENKSEKQIKQQKQNDGPKKEPLQGQSVNELSSNGSGESQGPKKQTRLGLEAKKEENLADWFSQVITKSEMIEYYDVSGCYVLRPWAYAIWEAIKNFFDAEIKKLGVENCYFPMFVSQAALEKEKTHIADFAPEVAWVTRSGKTELAEPIAVRPTSETVMYPAYAKWVQSHRDLPIKLNQWCNVVRWEFKHPQPFLRTREFLWQEGHTAFATYEEAAEEVMQILDLYAQVYEELLAIPVVKGRKTEKEKFAGGDYTTTVEAFISASGRAIQGATSHHLGQNFSKMFEIVFEDPKKPGEKQFAYQNSWGITTRTIGVMTMIHGDNMGLVLPPRVACVQVVIIPCGITNSLSEEDREALLKKCNEYRNRLLSVNIRVRADLRDNYSPGWKFNHWELKGVPIRVEVGPRDMKNQQFVAVRRDTGQKLTFSEHEAEDKLKQILEEIHANLYNRASEDLKRHMVVANTMEDFQKELDSGKIVQIPFCGETECEDWIKKTTARDQDLEPGAPSMGAKSLCIPFQPLRELQCGAKCVCSKNPAKFYTLFGRSY from the exons ccaCGTTGCATTTACTGATGTGAATTCTATAGCCCGTTATCTGGCTAGAGTTGCAAGTTCCTCTGGGCTGTATGGTTCGAATCTCTTGGAACACACTGAG ATTGACCACTGGCTGGAATTCAGTGCTTCAAAGTTATCTACTGCAAGCCTGTTTCTTTCAGCAGTCCAAGAGCTCAACCATTGTCTGTCTCTGAGAACCTACTTGGTTGGAAACTCTCTGAGTCTTGCAGACTTGTGTGTCTGGGCTGTACTAAAAG ATAATAATATATGGCAAGAGCAGTTACAGCAAAATGAAGCTCCTGTCCATGCAAAGAGGTGGTATGGCTTTCTTGAGGCACAGGATACTTTTCAGTCGGTAGGAGCCAAGTGGGTTGCTGGTACACCAAAGGTCAAAATG gcaacagaaaagaaagcagatgttGGCAAGTTCGTTGAACTTCCTGGTGCGGAGATGGGAAAGGTCATTGTAAGATTTCCTCCTGAAGCAAGTGG ataTCTGCATATTGGTCACGCAAAAGCTGCCCTGCTCAATCAGCACTACCAAGTTAACTTTAAAGGAAAACTTATTATGAGGTTTGATGACAcaaatccagaaaaagaaaaagaagactttGAAAAG GTTATTCTTGAAGATGTTGCAATGCTTCACATCAAACCAGATCAATTTACATATACCTCAGACCACTTTGAAACAATAATGAAATATGCTGAGAAGCTTATTCAAGAAGGAAAGGCATATGTGGACGACACTCCTGCAGAGCAAATGAAAGTGGAGCGTGAGCAAAGAATGGAATCTAAACACAGAAATAACT GTGTTGAGAAGAATCTCCAAATgtgggaagaaatgaaaaagggaacAGAATACGGACAGACTTGTTGTCTACGAGCAAAAATAGATATGAGTAGTAACAACGGATGTATGAGGGATCCAACTCTTTATCGCTGCAAAAACCAGCCTCACCCACGTACTGGAAGCACCTACAA GGTTTACCCCACGTATGACTTTGCCTGCCCCATTGTTGACAGTATTGAAGGTGTCACACATGCATTGAGAACCACTGAATACCATGACAGAGATGAGCAATTCTACTGGATCATTGAGGCACTGGGAATAAGGAAACCGTATATCTGGGAGTACAGCCGGCTAAACCTCAACAACACTGTACTCTCCAAAAGAAAACTTACGTGGTTTGTCAATGAAGGGCTTGTAGATGGATG GGATGACCCAAGATTTCCCACTGTACGTGGTGTCCTGAGAAGAGGCATGACAGTTGAAGGGCTAAAACAGTTCATTGCTGCTCAG ggCTCCTCTCGATCTGTTGTGAACATGGAATGGGATAAAATTTGGTCTTTTAACAAAAAG cTGCGAGCTATCTGTAAGAAG gtTATAGACCCAGTAGCACCTCGGTATACTGCTTTACTGAGAGATGCAGTGGTTCCAGTAAATGTTCCTGAAGCTCAAGAGGAGATGAAAGAAGTAGCTAAACATCCAAAG AACGCTGATGTTGGCTTGAAGCCTGTGTGGTATGGCTCCAGAGTGCTGATTGAGGGGGCAGATGCAGAGACGCTGACGGAGGGAGAGGTGGTTACGTTCATTAATTGGGGCAACCTTATCATCACTAAATTAAACAG GAATTCAAGTGGAAAAATTGTGTCCCTTGATGCCAAGTTGAACTTAGAGAATAAAGACTTCAAAAAAACCACTAAGATCACTTGGTTAGCAGAATGTCCTTGTGCACCTCTCATCCCAACGGTCTGTGTTAATTATGAGCATCTGATCACTAAGCCGGTTTTAGGTAAAGATGAAGATTTCAAGCAATATATCAACCGAAACAGCAAG CAAGAAGAACTGATGTTAGGTGATCCTTGCCTTAGGGAGTTAAAAAAAGGGGATATCATACAACTTCAGAGAAGAGGCTTCTTCATTTGTGATCAACCCTATGAGCCAGTGAG tCCCTATAGCTGTAAGGAGGCCCCATGCATTTTGATTTATATCCCTGATGGACACACTAAGGAAATGCCAACATCTGGGTCAAAAGAGAAGACCAAAGCTGAAGCTGTGAAAAAAGAG gctAGCTCAACTGTTAAAGGAAAGTCTGTTCAACTTGATACCTctaccccagcctgtactgcatCTGAAGGCTCCTCCTTGGTCATTTACAACAGGGTGGCTGCCCAGGGCGATACAGTTCGTGACTTGAAAGctaagaaagcagcaaaagaagatATTGATAAAGCTGTGAAACAGTTGCTGGCCTTGAAAGCAGAATATAAAGAAAAGACGGGCCAGGATTATAAGCCTGGAAATCCTCCAGCTTCTGTAACTGAACAGAGCGTGTCTTCAAAGCCTGAGATCTCTGGTACCCTGGACAGCAAAGCTCTGTATGATAAAGTGGCAGAGCAAGGAGAAGTGGTCCGAAAACTGAAAGCTGAGAAAGCACCTAAG gaagaagtagatgaagcAGTAAAACTCCTCCTTTCCCTGAAAGCTGACTATAAGGAAAAGACCGGCCAGGACTACAAGCCAGGACATCCACCAGTGGCTCAAGCTGTTTTGCCCCAAACATCAGTCATAGAACCCAGTGGTCCAGACACACCTGAAGCTAAAGCCCTGTTTAATAAAGTAGCTCTTCAAGGAGAAGAAGTTAGGAGACTGAaatcagagaaagcagaaaag GATAAGATAGATGCAGCGGTTAAGGAACTTCTTCAGTTGAAGGCCCAGTACAAGTCTGTTGCAGGAGTTGACTATAAACCAGTTTCCACTAGTAGTGCTGATgacaaagacaaaaagaagaaagagaaagagaataagtCTGAAAAGCAGATTAAGCAACAGAAGCAAAATGATGGCCCCAAAAAAGAGCCTTTGCAAGGACAGAGTGTTAATGAGCTCTCCTCAAATGGATCAGGAGAAAGTCAAGGCCCTAAGAAACAAACCAG GCTGGGTCTAGAagctaaaaaagaagaaaatcttgcaGACTGGTTCTCTCAG gtGATCACAAAATCAGAGATGATTGAATACTATGACGTGAGTGGCTGCTATGTTCTTCGCCCTTGGGCTTATGCTATTTGGGAAGCTATCAAGAACTTCTTCGATGCAGAGATCAAGAAACTCGGAGTGGAAAACTGTTACTTCCCCATGTTTGTGTCCCAGGCTGCACTAGAGAAAGAGAAGACTCATATTGCTGACTTTGCTCCTGAG GTTGCTTGGGTCACAAGATCTGGGAAAACAGAGCTAGCTGAACCAATTGCTGTACGTCCCACAAGTGAAACAG TCATGTATCCTGCCTATGCAAAGTGGGTGCAGTCACACAGGGATCTTCCTATCAAGCTTAATCAGTGGTGCAATGTTGTG cGTTGGGAGTTCAAGCATCCCCAGCCTTTCCTTCGCACTCGTGAGTTCCTTTGGCAAGAGGGTCACACAGCATTTGCAACATatgaagaagcagcagaggag GTAATGCAGATACTTGATCTGTATGCTCAAGTGTATGAAGAACTCTTAGCAATACCTGTTGTGAAAGGAAGGAAGACCGAAAAGGAGAAATTTGCTGGGGGTGACTACACAACCACTGTAGAGGCATTTATATCTGCCAGTGGAAGAGCTATTCAG GGAGCAACTTCACATCATCTGGGGCAGAACTTCTCTAAGATGTTTGAAATTGTATTTGAAGATCCCAAGAAACCAGGAGAAAAACAGTTTGCATATCAGAACTCTTGGGGCATTACAACTCGAACTATTGGTGTAATGACAATGATCCATGGAGATAACATGGGGTTGGTGCTCCCACCTCGAGTAGCTTGTGTTCAG GTTGTAATTATTCCCTGTGGTATCACAAATTCCCTTTCTGAAGAGgacagagaggctctgttgaAGAAATGTAATGAATATCGTAATAGACTTCTTAGTGTTAATATCCGTGTACGTGCTGATTTAAGAGACAACTATTCACCTGGTTGGAAGTTCAATCACTGGGAGCTTAAG GGTGTTCCAATCAGGGTTGAAGTGGGACCACGAGACATGAAGAACCAACAGTTTGTGGCTGTCAGAAGAGACACAGGACAGAAGCTGACCTTTTCTGAACATGAGGCAGAGGACAAACTAAAACAGATTTTGGAGGAGATCCATGCTAACCTTTACAACAG AGCTTCTGAAGACCTAAAAAGGCATATGGTGGTGGCTAATACTATGGAAGACTTTCAAAAAGAGCTTGATTCAGGAAAG attgtACAAATTCCTTTTTGTGGGGAAACTGAGTGTGAGGATTGGATCAAGAAGACCACTGCCAG GGATCAAGATCTCGAGCCTGGTGCCCCCTCCATGGGAGCAAAAAGTCTCTGCATACCTTTTCAGCCTCTCCGTGAACTGCAGTGTGGGGCAAAATGTGTCTGCAGCAAAAACCCTGCTAAGTTCTACACTCTATTTGGTCGTAGTTACTAA